The genomic interval ATATCTTTTCCGATCAGCCGCTAGTAGATATGTAAAATCAGTCCAGTTACCCCGAACGCAACAACCAGCAACACTATTGGCACCCGCATCGTTCTCAATGCAAAGAAACCCAATATAACGAGCGCCATCTCCAGCGGCGTAGTAACGGCACTGGTAAACACCGGCTGGTAGAGTGCCGAGAGCAGTAGCCCAACAACCGCTGCATTAATCCCCCAAACGACACCGGCGACTTTCGGTTTTGCTGCCAGTGACTCCCAGGCGCCCTGGAAGCTTAGCACCAGTAAAAAGCCGGGCAAAAATATTGCCACCGTTGCTACGACCGCTCCTAGAAGCGGATTGCCTGATGACAATTCAGCTCCCAGAAACGTTGCCAGTGAAAACATCGGGCCGGGCACGGCCTGGGCTGCAGCGTAGCCCAGCAGGAAACGATCTGTGGAAACTGCATCACCAATAGTTTGTTGCAGCAGAGGCAAAACTACGTGGCCGCCACCAAAAACAAGACTTCCCGCCTGGTAAAAATCAGAAAAAATATCAACCCATTGCGACACTGCCGCCAGTAGCGGCAATCCTAAAAATAGAGCGAAAAAGAGTACCAACGGCAGCAGTTTGAAACGCTCTTTTGTCTCACTCGCGGTGATAACCGGTTTGCCGTAAAAAGCACCGACCAGTGCCGCCGCCACCAGAACAGTCATTTGAGTCCACAGATTTGGCAGCCACAACAAGGTCACAACCGTCAGCACGGCAATAGCGATTGAGAGCCTCTCTTTGCAAAAGGCGTTGAACATGCTGAGTGACGCATCAGCAACCACAATAACGGCCAAAAGTTTCAATCCATGAACAACACCTGAAAAGAGATCATTGGAGTGCTCTCCTGAACTTGTGATCGAGAGAACATAGAGCAGCAGGAATGATGGTAAGGTAAAACCAATAAATGCCGCCAAGCCACCAAGAACCCCCGCACGGCGAACACCAAGGGCAAAACCGATCTGGCTCGATCCCGGGCCGGGTAGAAATTGGCTTAGCGAAATCAATCTTGCATAAGAGGCTTCATCAATCCATTTAAGCTTCTGAACAAAAGCGGTCTGAAAATACCCAATATGTGCAGCAGGGCCACCAAAGCTCACGCAGCCCAGTGCCAGAAAACGCCAAAAAACTTCCCAGATTTTCCCCATATCTATATCTTCATTAGTTACTATTTAAGGATTGGAGTCTCATATATTCGAGTGGAAAAATATACACAAATCGTGATCAATCGACCACTCACCATGATTTCTGTTCAAAAACAACACCCATGGAACCAGAATATGCAGAAGACGACCATTTGATATCCTGGTTTTTCTCTGCCTCCTCTGCGTCTCTGCTTTGGCTGCCTCGGTAAGCGCAGTTGTAGGCATTACGAATCTTCACAGCGCGCTCTTCTTCCAGGCGACATTTCACCGAGCCTGCGTTTCGCCTTCTTCGGGCTGACCGCTTCCGATTAGCCATCTTCACCCTGTACGATTACGCCGGATTTATTGAACAATTGAAAGCGGTGTTTGCGCTCTTGCGGGTCTGGATCGCAGATCAGCTGACAATGGGCGATATCCGGATAGACGTCTCCGTGGGGTTATAAGAAGGGATTTGGTTTTCGTCTGGCCGGTAGACAAGATTGGCCGCAACCGGAACCGATTTATAGCCACTGTTCTCAAGATAATGAGATAAATGCAAGGCGACGCCGCTGGCCAGCACGTTGGCACGAATCATCTCCTTTTCCAGGAAAATCCGGCCTTTTTTCATTGAATAGGGTGCGATGCTTTCCGGAGCGATGGGTATGGCAAAGCTAACCGCCGACTTGGCTTGGGCAAGCACATAGGTCAGATCCGCCGAAGGCGGCCCATCCGCCAGGGCTTCGGTTGTGACAATTCCCGAAGCCCCCGCCCCCTCAAGCAGCGCGAATTCCAAGACAGCTTTGCTCAATTCGTCCATAACCACGCATCCTCGCCCACTGCTGTTCCGTTAACTTTCATGATAAGGGGGAGGCAACCCTTTATTGATGAGTCAAAAGTACAGGACTCCGATCATTAAACTTAGCGAAAAACAGAATTCCCTTATTGTTGCATCTTGCTTCTTATGCACAATAAAAGAATAAATCCCGCCAGCTACCCTACCAGAAACCCGGTTATTACTCCGCGAATTACCCCTACCTACAAGCCGGCATCCAGACCGATGCCAAGCTCTAGTTTTGTGATCATTTTTTGTCACAGCGAGAAAGTATGGTCCTACGTAGCTTTTACGAAGTACAGTCAGGGGACACAATACCTAGCTCCTCAATACCCTGTAATGTTCAGCTTGAAAAATGCGTCCTGTCGGCGGTTATCCCGCTGGGTAATATGATGCGGGATTTCGCGATCCACTACTCTTGCTAACCTGACCATTGTGAGAGAATACCGCAAATAAGTATCATGCCCCCCGATTCGGACGCTTCATCACGCGGTTCCGGGGCTGTTATGCATTTCCAATTTCTTCAACTTCTGAAGTGATAGATCGATAAAGGTTGAACCCAACAGCCTAATCATTTTTCAGGGATGATCACTCTTCTTGCGGCGACCAATACCCACTAGGCATACAGCAGCCGACAGAAACAACCACACTGCAGATGGTAAGGGCACTGCAGCAGCCCCTGCCGTCAGGCGAAGAACATCGATAGTACCTACTTCATTCTGTAAGATCTGTATATCCCACATATAATCTGCTGCCGTTCCCAAAAGAAGGAGCTGGTCGAATGTACCGGTAATGTTTTCTGCGGTAATAATATCAAAGACATTACCTTCCATAGGTGTAAAGCCATTGATAATAGAGAGTTCTA from Candidatus Sedimenticola sp. (ex Thyasira tokunagai) carries:
- the chrA gene encoding chromate efflux transporter; amino-acid sequence: MGKIWEVFWRFLALGCVSFGGPAAHIGYFQTAFVQKLKWIDEASYARLISLSQFLPGPGSSQIGFALGVRRAGVLGGLAAFIGFTLPSFLLLYVLSITSSGEHSNDLFSGVVHGLKLLAVIVVADASLSMFNAFCKERLSIAIAVLTVVTLLWLPNLWTQMTVLVAAALVGAFYGKPVITASETKERFKLLPLVLFFALFLGLPLLAAVSQWVDIFSDFYQAGSLVFGGGHVVLPLLQQTIGDAVSTDRFLLGYAAAQAVPGPMFSLATFLGAELSSGNPLLGAVVATVAIFLPGFLLVLSFQGAWESLAAKPKVAGVVWGINAAVVGLLLSALYQPVFTSAVTTPLEMALVILGFFALRTMRVPIVLLVVAFGVTGLILHIY